A window of Elgaria multicarinata webbii isolate HBS135686 ecotype San Diego chromosome 2, rElgMul1.1.pri, whole genome shotgun sequence contains these coding sequences:
- the CALCA gene encoding calcitonin encodes MAMLKISSFLAVYALVICQMESYQAVPLRPGLEPAGTDRGTLSDYEARRLLKALVNGYAQMAAEELEQASEGNSLDRPISKRCANLSTCVLGKLSQELHKLQTYPRTDVGAGTPGKKRNVLNDLGNERYANYEEALGNN; translated from the exons ATGGCCATGCTGAAGATCTCCTCTTTTCTTGCTGTCTATGCCTTGGTGATATGCCAGATGGAAAGCTACCAGGCAGTCCCCCTAAG ACCTGGCTTAGAGCCCGCCGGCACAGATCGAGGGACCCTCAGCGACTATGAAGCTCGGAGGTTATTAAAGGCGTTGGTGAACGGGTACGCCCAGATGGCGGCGGAAGAGCTGGAACAGGCGAGCGAAGGAAACAG CTTGGATAGACCCATTTCCAAACGCTGTGCCAATCTGAGCACTTGTGTGCTGGGAAAACTGTCTCAAGAATTACACAAATTGCAAACTTACCCTCGTACTGACGTCGGGGCTGGAACGCCTGGCAAGAAGAGGAATGTGCTGAATGACCTGGGAAATGAACGCTATGCAAACTACGAGGAAGCCCTCGGAAACAACTAG